A segment of the Eptesicus fuscus isolate TK198812 chromosome 9, DD_ASM_mEF_20220401, whole genome shotgun sequence genome:
TGGCCCCTGAGCCCACCATTGCAGCTGGAGAATGAACCAGCCGCAGAGGATGGCACCCGTGGGCACAGACAAAGAGCTCAGTGACCTCCTGGACTGCAGCATGATGTTTCCCCTGCCAGTGGCCAGTGGGAAAGGCCGGCCCACCTCCCTGGCTGGTGCCCAGTTTGGAGGCTCAGGTCTGGAGGACCGGCCCAGCTCGGGCTCTTGGGGCACTGGCGACCAGAACAGCTGCTCCTTCGACCCCAGCCGGACCTACAGCGAAAGCGCCCACTTCAGTGAGTCCCATGGCAGCCTCTCTTCATCTACATTCCTGGGAGCGGGACttggaggccagggtggcgagCGGAGCGCATGTACTGCCTTCGGGAGAGATGCAAGTGTTGGGAGCTTGACTCAGGCTGGCTTCCTGCccagggagctggccctcagcaGCCCCGGGCCACTGTCCCCCTCAGGCGTCAAGAGTGGATCCCAATATTCCTCTTCCTACCCCAGCCATGCGCGGCAGAGAGCTGCGGACAGCAGCCTTGATACGCAGCCCAAGAAAACCCGGAAGGTGCCGCCAGGTCTTCCATCCTCAGTGTacccacccagctcaggtgatgaCTACGGCAGGGATCCCACCCCCTACCCATCTGCCAAGACCCCCAGCAGCACCTACCCAGCACCCTTCTACATGGCAGATGGCAGCCTGCACCCCTCGGCTGAGCTCTGGAGCCCCCCAGGGCAGGCGGGCTTCGGGCCCATGCTGGGTGGGAGCtcatctcccccgcccctcccaccaggCTGCGGCAGCCCCGTGGGCGGTGGTAGTGGCGGTGGGTTTGGCGTCCTGCATCAGCACGAGCGCACGGGCTCCCACCTGCACAGTGCGGAGGTGAATGGTGGGCTCCCAGCTGTGTCCACTTTCTCAGCCCCCACGGCCACCTATGGCAGCGTTGCCAGCCACACGCCCCCTGTCCGTGGGGCCGAAGGTCTCATGGGCTCCCGAGGGACCACAGCTGGCAGTTTGGGGACGCCCTTGGGAAGGCGCTGGCCTCGATCTACTCTCGGGATCACTCAAGCAATAACTTTTCGTCTAGCCCTTCGACCCCCTGTGGGTtccccacagggcctggcagggaCGTCGCAGTGGCCCCGAGCAGGAGCCCCCGGTGCCTTATCTCCCAGCTATGATGGGGGTCTCCAGAGCCTGCAGAACAAGATGGAAGATCACCTGGATGAGGCCGTCCACGTGCTCCGTAGCCATGCCGTGGGCACCTCGTGCATGGGTTACTGCCCAGCCATGGAACACTGGCCTCAGGCTTTGCCGGCCCTATCATGCCACTGGGTGGGCGGCACACCAGCTTGGTTGGAGGCAGCCATTCCGAGGATGGCCTCTCGGGCAGTGGCAGCCTCATGCACAACCATGTGGCCCTCCCCAAccagcccagcgccctccccgACCTCTCTCGGCAACCTGACTCCTACAGTGGACTTGGTCACAGGGGCACCGCCTCAGGTACCAGTGGGATCAAgcgggaggagaaggaggatgaGAAGAATGTGTCGGTGGCCAACAActcagaggaggagaagaaggagctGAAGGCCCCCAGGATCCGGACCAGCCCGGAGGAGGACAAGGACGACCTTCTCCCCCCAGAGCAGAAGGCTGAGCGGGAGAAGGAGCGCCGGGTGGCCAATAACGCACCAGAGCGGCTGCGTGTCCGAGACATCAGTGAGGCCTTTAAGGAGCTGGGGCGCATGTGCCAGCTGCACCTCAACAGTGAGAAGCCCCAGACCAAACTGCTCATCCTGCACCAGGCCGTGTCGGTCATCCTGAATctggggcagcaggtgccagACCGTAACCTCAACCCCAAAGCAGCGTGCTTGAAGCGACGAGAAGAGGAGAAGGTGTCAGGCGTGGTTGGAGACCCCCAGATGGTGCTTTCAGCAGCCCACCCGGGCCTGAGTGAGGCCCACAACCCTGCTGGGCGTATGTGAAAGGTACGCCACCGTGGGGTAAGTGACCTGACCTCAGTCTAACCTGGAATGGTCACACAGCGTGTCGGGTCCTTCCTCAACGTGGGCCAGCCAGTCCACACCTCACATACACCTGTGGTCAGCATTGAGCCAGCACCAGCCTAAGGAGGCTTCAAGTGATGGGGGCCCTAGAGGCTGACAGTGGGGTCCAGGAGCCTCCTGGGGAccctgctgtccccacccccaggcctcagcTACCCCCACATGCTGGGACTTGCCTGATGGATCCTGAAATTGCATCTCAGCCTTGCTACACAAGCCCTGGCTGGAaggagctttctttttttcttttttgtggggtttttttttgtttgtttttttttttttggtaaaaactgGAACACAAACAAGAAATATACacttcatcagaaaaaaaatgccttAAGTATAAAACATGGAAAAGTTAAAACATATCACTTGTTGGAGAGACGCTGTGAAAAACTGGCTTGTTCTTCAGAAGCCACCAGCAAATTGTGCCtatgcctgatttttttttttttaaggaaaataaaaacactagttatgagattttttttaatgtagaagaAAATTAGCAAGGAGgttgcctttgtttttttgtttgtttgtttgtttttgttgtttttgcataTGTTTTGTAAGCAACAAATGttttgtataaaaagaaaaaagaaaactcatagaCACCCTAAACCTTTAGCCTGAGCGCCCCTCCACCCAACCCAGCTGAGGAATGCTTctctgggctgatggctggctgacggcggggctggggagctggggctaCAGCCAAGcctgggcctctgctgcctcccagaGGCTGAATGGAGCAGCACAGGCAGGTGAGCTGGTTTTGCAGCAGCCCAGTGGGGGAGCCCATCTCTCCAGGACTCATCAATGGTGAGCAAGGTCCAGTCAAATGTGGGGTCTGAGGAAAGGGCCTCAGTCCTCGGTGACATTGTCAGGATCCAGCCCAATGAGTCCTAAACACCCTTCTATGCACCTGTCATAATACTTTGTCATCTACCTGTTCCTACGCCTGGCTCCCCTGCTAGACCCGACAATCTGAGTCTCCTGGCCACGAAGTAATCCCATGCTCTCTTGACAGACAGCCTCATCCCCTTTCcactctcccctcttctccccaagCCCCTGGGTTTTGGGGAACCATCCCAAGACAACCCCCTCCAGGAGAGCTTCAGCCTCTCCATGTACACCCCCTCCACCACCTGCTTGAAGTGGTTCCTGCTtctcccaccatcaccaccacatttgttcactcattcattcattcattcattcaccaaatactTACTGAGAGACTGGTAGGTGCCTGGCTGTATGCTAGACCCTGGGGTAGTAGCAGTGAACAGACAGACAAGATCCCAGTCTCAGGGAGCTTACCTTCTAGCTGAGCAGATAAATGAACACGGTAGTTTCAGGTGGCGCTACACTGAGTGATGCGTTAGCACTAGGGGGATGGCAGTGGGGAGAGAAATTGGTGGTCAGGGATGGCCTCTCTGAAGCCATGTgtgatagtttttaaatatatccgcaaattcttttaaaatatgtccacTGCCTTCAAAAAGTAGAATTTAATTTCCCTCCCCATAAGCCCCTTAGGGCAGGCTGTATTTAGTGACTCACTTCTAACAAAAATAATATGGCAGAAGTAATGGAATGAGACTGCGTGTGACTTCCAAGATAGGACATAAAAGGCACTGTGGATTCCTCCTGACTCTCCATCTCTCTTATGGATTATTCACTCtaggggaagccagctgccatgtcatGAGGATGCTCAAGCAGCCCTGAGGAGATGTCCATGTGACTGGGagctgaggcctcctgccaacagccatggGAATACCCCATCTTGGGGGTGGGTCCTCCGGTCTCAGGAAAGCCTTCCTGTGACAGTGGCCTGTGCGACATCCTGACTGCAGCCACATGAGAGAACCTGAGCCGAAACTACCGGGCTAAGCCACTCAGGACCAATTCATCCACTACACACAATTGGCACACTGCCCAGGGCCCACAATACTTTTAGGACCCCCAAAAATGTTTCAATTTCTgttaaaatttggaaaaagaatttttaggtcaaataagaaaactttaatataaaatattaatatatccaTTAATATATCAGCACAACCATAAAATATACTTTGTAATATTCTTTTAAGAAGGAAGGGGCCAACACAGGCAAGAGTGCGTAGGTCCCATGAAAGCCACAATGTGGTCGTGAAGCTACTCTGGACCTCCTGACCCACAGAGTCTTTgagctaataaatatttgttattttaagctaCTACATAGTGGGGTTATTTGTTACACAACAAGACAGCACTAATATCTggccctgaccctaaccctaaccctaatggcCTTGTGGAGATTTGAAGACAGAAAACTGCAGACAGGAAAGAATAAATGCAAAGGCCTTTAGATAAAAGTAATCTTGGCATGTTCAAAATGAACCGAAaaaaaagttacttaacctctttaggcctcagttttttcacctgtgaaatgggggtgcctcagttttttcatctgtgaaatgggggtgatGATCATCACACCTCCTCATTGCATTGTTGCTGGGCTTAAACGTGCTTACTGTGCATTCTGTGCCAGAATAGAGATGTTGCAGGTCTAGCTCTGCCCTCAAGGGCTCACGGCCTAGGGGAGAACAGgtgtgaaaataaaacaattaccCTTCCACAAGATCTAGATAGAGGAAGGAATGCTTGCTGGTAGGGCAGAGGGCAAGCCCTCGGTttcagtgggggaggggtcccagtCTGAGCTGAATCCTTGAAGGACAAGGAGAGCTTGGTCCCTCTTCCCCCTTCACCTTCTCCAGAAGTCAGTGCTCTTCCCTGGGTACCGGTCCAGGGTTTACTGCAGTCCATTTCCCACTGACTTCTCAGTGAAGACAAAGGCGGAACCACTGAGTGAGTTAAGATTATGTGCTAAGGAGGCAGACAGGGGCCAAATGCCAGCTTCacggctgtgtgactttgagcaggtgacttaacctctctgggctttagtttcctttgactttctcttcatctctctccatCTGTTTCAGACCTTGCCTCTCAGACTCTTTCTGTCAGACAATGTCTTCCTGTCTCTCATTCATCTTGCCTCAGCCTCCCTTAATCATGGCTCTCCTTAGAGTCCCAAACCCCTTGGAGTCCCATTAATTTTGAGAGGCTGCCTTTATGGATTGCCTCCTGGCCCAGTCCTGGGACTGAGAGAGCTGTGTAATTATCCACGTGGAGCCTAGGGGAAGCGATAACcagttctccctccctccttcccttcctgcctCAGTCTCATTCATTTTGCTCAAACATCCCCGGGGAagcccagtgggggagggaggagcatcCTCATTACCTTGTAGAAGGTCAGAGAGAGTGAGTGGGAGGCATCTCGCCAGCCTCCAGCCAATACTGAGGCCCTGATTccgccctccacacacacacacacacacacacacacacacacacacacacacacacacacacacacacggcttggGTCCTTTTGTCTGTCCTGGACATCACAGCTTCATCTTGACCATTATCTCCAGCCTGGAGCTCTCACCTGTGCTCCAACCTTGTTCAGCCAACTCTCCTGGGACATCTCCCCATGTAAATCCCACATGCACAAAACCAATACGCTAAATCTGGACACACACTCCCCTCTACCAGACCTGCTTCCCCCATTCctaccctcctctcctccctctaccCCAATCCTGATCTCCGGCCACCTAGGCTCTGACATCATTCCTGCCTCTCCCTTGGCTAATCAGCCACAACCATTCCTTTCTCTGTTTACCTCAGCCCACCAGGCCCAGCTTCCATGTCCTAAAAGTTACCCAGGAGTGGACCCCTTCTCCTGGACAGCCTGTGGTCCCCTCAAACTGGCAATGTCCCAGTCTGACTGTATTATCTTCCCCTCAAATCTATCTGCCTCTATCCGTGGCAGCCCCCACTTCCATCACTGATAAAACCTCtcaccctagcccagtggtcggcaaactgcggctcgcgagccacatgcgactcacAAGCAGCGGTTTGctgctctattgactaatgagtttgccgaccactgacctagactctcgattccaataattacaggctgttgttgttccttgtgattaagcccctatccagtggtcagcaaactcattagtaacagagcggcaaactcattagggcagtagtttgccgaccactgccctagctggtttggctcagtggatagagcatcggcctgaggacagaagggtcctgggttcaattcctgtcaagggcacatgcccaggttgcaggctcaatccccagtggggggtggggggggggggcgcgtatgggaggcagccaatcaatgattctctctcatcattgattttct
Coding sequences within it:
- the LOC103300161 gene encoding LOW QUALITY PROTEIN: transcription factor E2-alpha-like (The sequence of the model RefSeq protein was modified relative to this genomic sequence to represent the inferred CDS: inserted 2 bases in 2 codons; deleted 1 base in 1 codon) — its product is MNQPQRMAPVGTDKELSDLLDCSMMFPLPVASGKGRPTSLAGAQFGGSGLEDRPSSGSWGTGDQNSCSFDPSRTYSESAHFSESHGSLSSSTFLGAGLGGQGGERSACTAFGRDASVGSLTQAGFLPRELALSSPGPLSPSGVKSGSQYSSSYPSHARQRAADSSLDTQPKKTRKVPPGLPSSVYPPSSGDDYGRDPTPYPSAKTPSSTYPAPFYMADGSLHPSAELWSPPGQAGFGPMLGGSSSPPPLPPGCGSPVGGGSGGGFGVLHQHERTGSHLHSAEVNGGLPAVSTFSAPTATYGSVASHTPPVRGAEGLMGSRGTTAGSXGDALGKALASIYSRDHSSNNFSSSPSTPVGSPQGLAGTSQWPRAGAPGALSPSYDGGLQSLQNKMEDHLDEAVHVLRSHAVGTXVHGLLPSHGTLASGFAGPIMPLGGRHTSLVGGSHSEDGLSGSGSLMHNHVALPNQPSALPDLSRQPDSYSGLGHRGTASGTSGIKREEKEDEKNVSVANNSEEEKKELKAPRIRTSPEEDKDDLLPPEQKAEREKERRVANNAPERLRVRDISEAFKELGRMCQLHLNSEKPQTKLLILHQAVSVILNLGQQVPDRNLNPKAACLKRREEEKVSGVVGDPQMVLSAAHPGLSEAHNPAGRM